In Zingiber officinale cultivar Zhangliang chromosome 6A, Zo_v1.1, whole genome shotgun sequence, a single genomic region encodes these proteins:
- the LOC121996940 gene encoding polygalacturonase inhibitor 1-like isoform X2, whose product MKAMPPQSFYFSLMLCGLMSLAFSFKEAAVATPTIGCSCSEVERDALLAFKANVKDPSHRLASWSPRIDCCKWSGVVCRSSKANNATLFQVQHVVELNLSNVDYKHTLRGGSS is encoded by the exons ATGAAGGCTATGCCTCCGCAGTCGTTCTACTTCTCTTTGATGCTTTGTGGGCTTATGAGCCTTGCTTTTTCTTTCAAAGAAGCAGCAGTAGCAACACCTACAATTGGCTGCTCCTGCTCGGAAGTGGAACGGGACGCCCTGCTCGCCTTCAAAGCCAACGTCAAAGATCCTTCCCACCGTTTGGCTTCGTGGTCTCCACGAATAGACTGCTGCAAATGGAGTGGCGTCGTATGCAGAAGTAGCAAGGCCAACAACGCAACTTTGTTCCAAGTCCAGCATGTGGTGGAGCTCAACCTTTCAAATGTCGATTATAAGCATACTCTGCGAG GTGGAAGCAGCTAG
- the LOC121996940 gene encoding receptor-like protein 38 isoform X1, whose product MKAMPPQSFYFSLMLCGLMSLAFSFKEAAVATPTIGCSCSEVERDALLAFKANVKDPSHRLASWSPRIDCCKWSGVVCRSSKANNATLFQVQHVVELNLSNVDYKHTLRGYVTGLWCLFIILLFKKEWRNIYFRMMDKMYDKVYIAIKMRMNIFSTS is encoded by the exons ATGAAGGCTATGCCTCCGCAGTCGTTCTACTTCTCTTTGATGCTTTGTGGGCTTATGAGCCTTGCTTTTTCTTTCAAAGAAGCAGCAGTAGCAACACCTACAATTGGCTGCTCCTGCTCGGAAGTGGAACGGGACGCCCTGCTCGCCTTCAAAGCCAACGTCAAAGATCCTTCCCACCGTTTGGCTTCGTGGTCTCCACGAATAGACTGCTGCAAATGGAGTGGCGTCGTATGCAGAAGTAGCAAGGCCAACAACGCAACTTTGTTCCAAGTCCAGCATGTGGTGGAGCTCAACCTTTCAAATGTCGATTATAAGCATACTCTGCGAG GATATGTTACTGGATTATGGTGTCTGTTTATCATCTTATTATTCAAGAAAGAATGGAGGAACATCTATTTTCGAATGATGGATAAAATGTATGACAAAGTTTACATAGCAATTAAGATGAGGATGAATATATTCAGTACTAGCTAG